In the Gymnodinialimonas sp. 202GB13-11 genome, one interval contains:
- the acdA gene encoding 3-sulfinopropanoyl-CoA desulfinase, whose amino-acid sequence MTHPLVAEAKALAPKFADRAAHWDKTRSYPWPNVQDMTDAGLMGMTIPTEYGGQGADYLTVVEVVEEIAKACTLSARIVVEANMGGISAVMAYGTDEQKSHCAPIVLAGDKPAICITEPEAGSAATEMQTTARKQGDTYILNGTKHWITGGGVSKLHLIFARVLDEQGHEQGIGGFVVHIDPANPPKGFEIAGREHTMGLCGMPEATLHFKDLEVHEKWLLQPPSGLRRGFADLMNAYNSQRVGAGTIAMGVAAGALDRAKTYLLERQQFGRPLAEFQGLQWMIADADIQVHAARLMLREAAKSSDPFPDIASAARAKLFASEIAIQVVNNSLQMFGARGYSDAEPLERMYRDVRMFTIGGGTAQILRTQVAGAALGIKTPQTRDGYDPKVEQIAAE is encoded by the coding sequence ATGACCCATCCGCTCGTCGCCGAAGCCAAGGCGCTCGCCCCGAAATTCGCAGACCGCGCCGCCCATTGGGACAAGACGCGCAGCTACCCATGGCCAAACGTGCAGGACATGACGGATGCGGGCCTGATGGGCATGACGATCCCGACCGAATACGGCGGCCAAGGCGCGGATTACCTCACCGTGGTCGAAGTGGTCGAGGAAATCGCCAAGGCCTGCACCCTCTCCGCCCGCATCGTGGTGGAGGCCAACATGGGCGGCATCTCCGCCGTCATGGCCTACGGCACCGACGAGCAGAAATCCCATTGCGCGCCCATCGTTCTGGCTGGCGACAAACCCGCCATCTGCATCACCGAGCCCGAGGCCGGATCGGCCGCAACCGAAATGCAGACAACCGCCCGCAAGCAGGGCGACACCTACATCCTCAACGGCACCAAGCACTGGATCACCGGCGGCGGTGTGTCGAAACTCCACCTCATCTTCGCCCGCGTCCTTGATGAGCAAGGCCATGAGCAAGGTATCGGCGGCTTCGTCGTCCATATCGACCCGGCCAACCCGCCCAAGGGGTTCGAGATCGCGGGCCGCGAACACACGATGGGCCTTTGCGGCATGCCCGAGGCCACGCTGCATTTCAAAGACCTCGAAGTGCACGAGAAGTGGCTCCTCCAGCCGCCGTCCGGCCTGCGTCGTGGCTTTGCCGACCTCATGAACGCCTACAATTCCCAGCGCGTCGGCGCGGGCACCATCGCCATGGGGGTTGCCGCAGGTGCGCTGGATCGTGCGAAAACATACCTCCTTGAGCGTCAGCAATTCGGCCGTCCGCTCGCCGAATTCCAGGGCCTGCAATGGATGATCGCGGACGCAGACATCCAAGTCCACGCCGCCCGCCTCATGCTGCGCGAAGCCGCCAAATCGAGCGACCCGTTCCCCGACATCGCCAGCGCCGCCCGCGCCAAGCTCTTCGCGTCCGAGATCGCCATTCAGGTGGTCAATAATTCCCTGCAAATGTTCGGCGCGCGCGGCTATTCCGATGCCGAACCGCTGGAACGCATGTACCGCGATGTCCGCATGTTCACCATCGGCGGCGGCACTGCGCAGATCCTGCGCACGCAGGTCGCCGGGGCCGCATTGGGCATCAAAACCCCGCAAACCCGCGACGGATATGACCCAAAGGTTGAACAGATCGCGGCGGAGTAG
- a CDS encoding LysR family transcriptional regulator has product MQTRALKTLVKVAQVGSFLGAAEQLSMTLSALSMQMKALEAELGVALFDRSVRPPRLTPVGRSVVDEAEGVLAREERLWEIVRPGADLVGAYKLGFVTTAAVRLLPGFLKAARGGRATFSVETGLSAVITEKVLTGQLDAGVVTNADGLPEGLSARLLRREPFVFAVHRDIAPDMERQTFFHFMPGTGIGKLIAGAMGEPADVVVLDNLEAIMECVCAGLGYTLMPVPDVERYLTEDVVVLPGPEGLQRRLELVVRKGSALARREDALAGLFGVVAADGGAP; this is encoded by the coding sequence TTGCAGACGCGCGCATTGAAGACGTTGGTGAAGGTCGCGCAGGTGGGCAGCTTCCTCGGCGCGGCGGAGCAATTGAGCATGACGCTGAGCGCACTGTCGATGCAGATGAAAGCGCTGGAGGCGGAGCTGGGCGTGGCGTTGTTCGACCGCTCGGTCAGGCCGCCACGGCTGACGCCGGTGGGACGGTCGGTGGTGGACGAGGCTGAGGGCGTCTTGGCGCGGGAGGAGCGGTTGTGGGAAATCGTGCGGCCCGGCGCGGATCTGGTGGGGGCCTACAAGCTGGGCTTCGTGACGACGGCGGCGGTGCGGTTGCTGCCGGGGTTTCTGAAGGCGGCGCGGGGTGGACGGGCGACGTTTTCGGTTGAGACGGGGTTGAGCGCGGTCATCACCGAGAAGGTGCTGACCGGGCAGTTGGATGCGGGCGTGGTGACGAATGCGGACGGGTTGCCGGAGGGGCTTTCGGCACGGCTATTGAGGCGAGAGCCGTTTGTGTTTGCGGTGCACCGGGACATCGCCCCCGACATGGAGCGCCAGACCTTCTTTCACTTCATGCCGGGCACGGGGATCGGGAAGTTGATTGCGGGCGCAATGGGGGAGCCTGCGGATGTGGTGGTTCTGGATAACCTTGAGGCGATCATGGAATGCGTTTGCGCAGGGCTGGGGTACACGCTGATGCCGGTGCCGGATGTGGAGCGCTATCTGACCGAGGATGTCGTCGTGCTGCCGGGGCCGGAGGGGCTTCAACGGCGGCTTGAGCTGGTGGTGCGCAAAGGCAGTGCCTTGGCGCGACGCGAGGACGCTTTGGCTGGGTTGTTCGGAGTGGTTGCGGCGGATGGCGGCGCGCCGTAG
- the ychF gene encoding redox-regulated ATPase YchF produces MGFKMGIVGLPNVGKSTLFNALTKTAAAQAANFPFCTIEPNVGDVAVPDARLDTLAEIAASKSIVPTRMTFVDIAGLVKGASKGEGLGNQFLANIRETDAIAHVLRCFEDGDVTHVDGRVDPVADAETIETELMLADLESIEKRLQNIIRKVRGGDKEAVQAQRLMEVAKEALENGKPARTVDVDAEDAKAWKMLQLLTAKPVLYVCNVEEENAGTGNSQSARVAEMAAAQGNSHVVISAKIEEEIAQLDEDEAQMFLEELGLEEAGLDRLIRAGYELLNLQTYFTVGPKEARAWTIKEGTLAPQAAGVIHGDFEKGFIRAETIAYDDFVSLGGENAAKDAGKMRAEGKGYVVKDGDVLHILHSG; encoded by the coding sequence ATGGGCTTCAAGATGGGCATTGTGGGCTTGCCGAATGTGGGCAAATCCACCCTCTTCAACGCGCTGACCAAGACGGCAGCAGCGCAGGCGGCGAACTTTCCGTTCTGCACGATTGAACCCAATGTGGGCGATGTGGCCGTGCCCGATGCGCGGCTGGATACACTGGCCGAGATTGCGGCGTCAAAATCCATCGTGCCGACGCGGATGACCTTTGTGGACATTGCGGGCCTGGTGAAGGGCGCGAGCAAAGGCGAGGGCTTGGGCAACCAGTTCCTCGCCAATATCCGCGAGACCGACGCGATTGCCCATGTGTTGCGCTGTTTTGAGGATGGCGACGTGACCCATGTGGACGGCCGCGTGGACCCGGTGGCCGACGCGGAGACCATCGAGACGGAGCTGATGCTGGCCGATCTGGAGAGCATCGAGAAGCGCCTGCAGAACATCATCCGCAAGGTGCGCGGCGGCGACAAGGAAGCGGTGCAGGCGCAGCGCCTGATGGAGGTCGCCAAGGAGGCGCTGGAAAACGGCAAGCCTGCGCGGACGGTGGACGTGGATGCCGAGGATGCGAAGGCGTGGAAGATGTTGCAGCTGCTGACTGCGAAGCCGGTGCTCTATGTCTGCAATGTCGAGGAAGAGAATGCCGGGACGGGGAATTCTCAGTCTGCGCGGGTGGCCGAGATGGCGGCTGCGCAGGGGAATTCTCACGTGGTGATCTCCGCCAAGATCGAGGAGGAGATTGCCCAGCTCGACGAGGACGAGGCGCAGATGTTCCTTGAGGAGTTGGGGCTGGAAGAGGCCGGCTTGGACCGGTTGATCCGCGCGGGCTACGAGTTGCTGAACCTGCAGACCTACTTCACTGTGGGCCCGAAGGAGGCGCGCGCCTGGACGATCAAGGAGGGCACTCTGGCCCCGCAGGCCGCCGGTGTGATCCACGGTGATTTCGAAAAGGGTTTCATCCGGGCAGAGACGATTGCCTATGATGATTTCGTGTCCTTGGGTGGCGAAAACGCGGCCAAGGACGCGGGCAAGATGCGCGCCGAGGGCAAGGGATATGTGGTGAAGGACGGGGACGTTCTGCATATTCTGCACAGCGGGTAG
- a CDS encoding VOC family protein, with the protein MKLEFHHINFVSEDVDRMHDFYTQVLGLDDMPASQFPRTEAKDGKGFAGKIRFATDGGMQMHLAERNLSVAFHNGQVINPIERGHIAFRTDDLPAFLALLDARGIPYSDYGTAFSAEWHQVFFHDPEGNVIEVHQQVSDQPDP; encoded by the coding sequence ATGAAACTCGAATTCCACCACATCAACTTCGTCTCCGAAGATGTCGACCGGATGCACGACTTCTACACGCAGGTCCTCGGCCTCGATGATATGCCCGCCAGCCAATTCCCCCGAACCGAGGCGAAGGACGGCAAAGGCTTCGCTGGAAAAATCCGCTTCGCCACGGACGGGGGCATGCAAATGCACCTGGCCGAAAGGAACCTCTCCGTCGCTTTCCACAACGGGCAGGTCATCAACCCGATCGAGCGTGGCCATATCGCCTTTCGCACTGATGATCTGCCCGCCTTCCTCGCCCTGCTCGACGCGCGCGGCATCCCCTATTCAGACTACGGCACCGCCTTCTCCGCCGAATGGCATCAGGTCTTCTTCCACGACCCCGAAGGCAATGTGATCGAGGTCCACCAACAGGTCAGCGACCAGCCAGACCCGTAA
- a CDS encoding SRPBCC domain-containing protein, producing the protein MTELAGFVRIERHFDAPLDMVWRFWTEAELFMQWYGPMGMSVPEASMDVQVGGTRRVTMQMNRPDRTMTMYFTGTYTEVTPKTRLVYSEAMCDADGNVLSPAAMGMPEGTPEMTEVHIELSEDGTGTRMVMRHIGVPAGSPGEGGWNQAFDKLAETLAA; encoded by the coding sequence ATGACTGAACTCGCAGGCTTCGTACGCATTGAACGCCACTTCGATGCTCCCCTCGACATGGTCTGGCGTTTCTGGACCGAGGCGGAGCTGTTCATGCAATGGTACGGCCCCATGGGCATGTCTGTGCCCGAGGCCAGCATGGACGTACAAGTCGGCGGCACTCGCCGCGTCACCATGCAGATGAATCGTCCCGACCGCACGATGACGATGTATTTCACCGGCACCTATACCGAGGTCACCCCCAAAACCCGCCTCGTCTATTCCGAGGCGATGTGCGACGCCGACGGCAACGTCCTCTCCCCCGCCGCGATGGGCATGCCCGAAGGCACGCCAGAGATGACCGAGGTTCATATCGAGCTCAGCGAAGACGGCACCGGCACCCGCATGGTCATGCGCCATATCGGCGTCCCCGCAGGCTCGCCCGGCGAAGGCGGCTGGAACCAGGCCTTCGACAAACTGGCGGAAACGCTCGCCGCGTGA
- a CDS encoding ArsR/SmtB family transcription factor, which yields MTHDAQLDATFAALANPTRRAILARLATGPATVNDLAKPFEMSLPAISQHIRVLQKAGLIERTQTAQFRPCTLNAQPLQQIADWTEQYRHIWSARFDALDTALSNMKDHDND from the coding sequence ATGACACATGATGCTCAACTCGACGCCACCTTTGCCGCGCTCGCCAACCCCACCCGCCGCGCCATCCTGGCGCGGCTGGCCACTGGCCCCGCCACCGTCAACGATCTGGCCAAACCGTTCGAGATGAGCTTGCCCGCCATCTCCCAGCACATCCGCGTTCTGCAAAAGGCGGGCCTCATCGAACGCACGCAGACCGCTCAATTCCGCCCCTGCACGCTCAACGCCCAGCCGCTCCAGCAGATCGCCGACTGGACCGAGCAATACCGCCATATCTGGAGCGCTCGTTTCGACGCGCTCGACACCGCCCTTTCCAACATGAAGGACCATGACAATGACTGA
- the rarD gene encoding EamA family transporter RarD has translation MSAQSEDSKAGFGYAISAYVLWGGLPLYLKALEHLPAAEVVAHRVVWSLPLIGLLIWVTGRTADLKAALRSPRMLAMAALTSAFISVNWGVYVWAIANERALDGALGYYINPLFSVFLGAVLLGEKLDALKWAAVALAAAAVVVLTVAQGSLPWPALALMLSWGGYAFCKRRLPIGPNQGFFLEVAILSVPALAYLVWLGGDGAFLGETRDTWLLMCAGVVTAVPLILYVNGAKLLRLSTIGILQYIAPTLIMLVALFVFGEPFGTARAMAFPMIWGALALYSVALVREARAAD, from the coding sequence GTGAGCGCGCAATCTGAGGACAGTAAGGCCGGGTTCGGTTATGCGATCAGCGCCTACGTTCTGTGGGGCGGTTTGCCGCTTTATCTGAAGGCGTTGGAGCACTTGCCAGCGGCAGAGGTGGTGGCGCATCGCGTGGTCTGGTCGCTGCCTCTGATCGGTTTGCTGATCTGGGTAACGGGGCGCACGGCAGATCTGAAGGCGGCGTTGCGCTCGCCCCGGATGTTGGCGATGGCGGCGCTGACGAGTGCATTCATCTCGGTCAACTGGGGCGTCTACGTCTGGGCGATTGCCAATGAACGGGCTTTGGATGGTGCGCTGGGCTACTACATCAACCCGCTATTCAGCGTGTTTCTGGGCGCGGTGCTGCTGGGCGAGAAGTTGGACGCGTTGAAATGGGCGGCCGTGGCCTTGGCAGCGGCAGCGGTTGTGGTTTTGACGGTTGCGCAAGGCAGCTTGCCATGGCCCGCGCTGGCGCTGATGCTGAGCTGGGGCGGCTATGCGTTTTGCAAGCGGCGGTTGCCCATAGGGCCGAACCAGGGGTTCTTTCTGGAGGTCGCGATATTGAGCGTGCCAGCATTGGCATATCTGGTCTGGCTCGGCGGCGATGGCGCGTTTTTGGGGGAGACGCGCGATACATGGCTGCTGATGTGTGCAGGCGTTGTGACGGCGGTGCCGCTGATCCTTTACGTCAATGGTGCGAAGCTATTGCGGCTCAGCACGATTGGCATCCTGCAATACATCGCGCCAACGCTAATCATGTTGGTAGCCTTGTTCGTCTTTGGTGAGCCATTCGGGACGGCGCGTGCGATGGCATTCCCGATGATTTGGGGCGCATTGGCGCTTTATTCGGTGGCTTTGGTCCGTGAGGCAAGAGCTGCCGATTGA
- a CDS encoding 2OG-Fe(II) oxygenase — protein MTQTSLQHARTVERPTRDAMLRRHPSVQQFWDGNKEQFEKAWAEWEDSLDGKLPKLDSSIFDSKLQNAVDAAWVDPSTEGAVQDLWEEVFPGVYRTQFFDVEQLATLRAYMGAVAEADIPLRPPYGISLNRGGAMLDPRSEGYLAAPAFQAVYHDLMHRYMRPISRMLFPDVMGYDTQTFGFSIQWQANKDTSLRPHTDASAVTLNINFNLPGGAYDGSAVSFIDPATRRVEKLSFEPGTALIHHGRIPHASEPITKGERFNFVLWLYGDHGQIPMEGAPEQATSPQERWSMPEARSDGFAPF, from the coding sequence ATGACTCAAACATCGCTTCAACACGCCCGCACCGTAGAACGTCCCACGCGGGACGCCATGTTGCGAAGGCACCCTTCGGTCCAGCAATTCTGGGACGGCAACAAAGAGCAGTTCGAAAAGGCTTGGGCGGAGTGGGAAGACAGCCTCGACGGAAAACTCCCCAAGCTGGACAGTTCGATTTTCGACTCAAAGCTGCAAAACGCGGTGGACGCAGCTTGGGTTGACCCAAGCACCGAAGGCGCGGTTCAGGACCTCTGGGAAGAGGTGTTTCCAGGCGTCTACCGCACGCAATTCTTTGATGTCGAACAACTTGCCACCCTGCGCGCCTACATGGGCGCTGTGGCAGAGGCCGATATCCCGCTTCGCCCACCTTACGGCATCTCGTTGAACCGAGGCGGCGCCATGTTGGACCCCAGATCCGAAGGCTACCTCGCCGCACCCGCATTCCAGGCGGTCTACCACGATCTCATGCACCGCTACATGCGTCCAATCTCCCGGATGCTGTTCCCGGATGTGATGGGATACGACACGCAAACGTTCGGCTTCTCAATCCAATGGCAAGCGAACAAGGACACGTCTCTGCGGCCGCACACCGACGCCTCGGCAGTGACACTCAACATCAACTTCAACCTGCCGGGCGGGGCGTATGACGGATCAGCGGTCAGCTTCATTGATCCCGCGACACGCCGCGTTGAAAAGCTGTCGTTCGAGCCCGGCACGGCGCTCATCCACCACGGCCGCATCCCCCATGCGTCAGAACCGATCACCAAAGGCGAACGCTTCAATTTCGTGCTTTGGCTCTACGGCGATCACGGACAAATTCCGATGGAAGGCGCACCGGAGCAAGCCACGAGCCCTCAAGAACGATGGTCAATGCCTGAGGCACGAAGCGACGGATTTGCGCCTTTCTAA
- a CDS encoding SDR family NAD(P)-dependent oxidoreductase, producing the protein MTKTILITGATDGIGLLTAQKLGALGHKVLLHGRSADKLAKAAAQVHGKPSTYQADLSKMGDVRAMAEAVLSDHERLDVLINNAGVLKTPHAKTAAGRDIRFDVNTIAPYILTRALLPIIPKAGRVVNLSSAAQAPVDVDGMTVFQPMGDMEAYAQSKLAITIWSAEMAKDLPQGPVVVSVNPGSLLASKMVKEGFGVAGNDLSIGADILVAASTGSDFANASGKYFDNDSGRFAPPHGAASQANHVAAVMSALNSIASA; encoded by the coding sequence ATGACAAAGACCATTCTGATCACAGGTGCCACGGACGGCATCGGCCTTTTGACCGCCCAAAAACTTGGAGCACTCGGCCATAAGGTGCTTCTTCACGGACGCAGCGCGGACAAGCTCGCGAAGGCCGCCGCGCAAGTTCACGGCAAACCGTCAACCTATCAAGCCGATCTTTCAAAGATGGGCGACGTGCGGGCTATGGCTGAGGCGGTCCTGTCCGACCATGAAAGGCTGGACGTGCTGATCAACAATGCCGGTGTCCTGAAAACGCCCCACGCCAAGACAGCGGCGGGCAGAGATATCCGTTTCGACGTGAACACCATTGCGCCGTACATTTTGACGCGGGCACTCCTTCCGATCATTCCAAAGGCAGGCCGCGTAGTGAATCTGTCATCGGCTGCCCAGGCCCCAGTCGATGTCGATGGCATGACCGTGTTCCAACCTATGGGCGACATGGAGGCTTACGCACAAAGCAAGCTGGCCATCACGATTTGGAGCGCTGAAATGGCCAAAGACCTCCCGCAAGGGCCGGTAGTTGTTTCGGTCAACCCGGGCTCTCTGCTTGCGTCCAAGATGGTGAAGGAAGGCTTCGGCGTGGCGGGCAATGATCTGAGCATAGGGGCTGATATTTTGGTTGCCGCTTCGACCGGCAGCGATTTCGCCAATGCCTCCGGCAAGTATTTTGACAATGACAGCGGGCGCTTCGCTCCGCCGCACGGGGCGGCGAGCCAAGCCAATCACGTGGCGGCTGTGATGTCTGCGTTGAACAGCATCGCGAGCGCCTGA
- a CDS encoding CmcJ/NvfI family oxidoreductase, with product MPRVGTVNYHVHKAERQAFEIDAGGIVGKLVSPELATTKVPLHDTRLGEASVSFERDGIAFAGLPSSVTDFDWKGWQSIYDEELSDFLESNLGAKEVVIFDHTVREDDPNSDRKPARNVHSDYSADGAKKRLVDILGEKRARQWATGHYAFINIWRPVRNPINSAPLAFLKPASVAPDDWILIDLIYPDRRGQIFGLAANEAHQWVYQSKMTPDEIAYFNIYDNQGLPSVGHSAVDMVEDPTIHTIRTSIESRTLIRYDG from the coding sequence ATGCCGCGCGTTGGAACCGTAAACTATCACGTCCACAAGGCTGAGCGGCAGGCATTCGAAATCGACGCCGGTGGTATCGTGGGCAAGCTCGTCTCGCCGGAACTTGCCACAACCAAGGTGCCACTGCACGACACTAGGCTTGGTGAAGCGTCCGTTTCATTTGAACGGGACGGTATTGCGTTCGCTGGCCTTCCATCCTCAGTGACCGATTTCGACTGGAAAGGCTGGCAATCAATCTATGACGAGGAGCTCTCAGATTTCCTGGAAAGCAATCTGGGCGCAAAAGAAGTCGTGATTTTCGATCACACCGTCCGCGAAGATGATCCCAACTCAGACCGCAAGCCAGCGCGGAACGTCCACAGTGACTATAGTGCCGACGGTGCAAAGAAACGTCTTGTCGATATTCTTGGCGAAAAGCGCGCCAGGCAATGGGCGACCGGCCACTATGCTTTCATCAACATCTGGCGTCCCGTACGCAATCCGATCAACTCTGCACCCCTGGCTTTCCTGAAACCCGCTTCTGTTGCGCCAGATGACTGGATCTTGATCGACCTCATCTACCCGGATCGGCGTGGCCAAATCTTCGGATTAGCTGCAAACGAGGCTCACCAATGGGTCTATCAGTCAAAGATGACCCCTGACGAAATCGCCTACTTCAACATCTACGACAATCAGGGCTTGCCATCGGTAGGCCACAGCGCCGTGGACATGGTCGAGGACCCAACAATCCACACCATCCGAACCAGCATCGAGAGCCGTACCCTCATTCGCTATGACGGCTAG
- a CDS encoding LysR family transcriptional regulator — protein MDTDALRLFVLAAEKLNISAAGRDLGLAPAVSSARLAKLEQTVGADLLHRSTRKVSLSLEGAEFLPFAREILAQEEAAFAALGKGNAKPSGTLRFTAPSTFAQVYIAPLLPQFMELHPEIALDLRLSDTEFDLIEGSYDLALRNMVLDDSSLKGRKLADDIRILCAAPSYLDTHGWPDEVSDLSAHSLIGFKDLLPRNLIGPGGQKGLFDPRKARMRVVMDDGTSQRIATINGAGISLNSYWSVHDDLQAGTLQRVLPEWRAEAANALWLVYPKSNVLSPKVRVFLDFLIARCSAHAWTIS, from the coding sequence ATGGATACCGACGCGCTGCGCCTTTTCGTGCTGGCAGCCGAAAAGTTGAACATCAGTGCTGCAGGTCGTGATCTTGGCCTTGCGCCGGCGGTATCGAGCGCGCGGCTTGCGAAACTGGAGCAGACCGTCGGAGCGGACCTTTTGCACCGGTCAACACGCAAGGTTTCACTGTCGCTGGAAGGCGCAGAGTTTCTACCATTTGCTCGCGAAATCCTTGCACAGGAAGAGGCCGCGTTTGCCGCTTTGGGCAAAGGCAATGCTAAGCCGTCAGGCACGTTGCGCTTCACCGCGCCCAGTACGTTTGCCCAGGTGTATATCGCGCCGCTTCTTCCGCAATTCATGGAACTCCATCCAGAAATCGCACTTGATCTGCGCCTGTCGGACACAGAGTTCGATCTGATCGAGGGAAGTTATGATTTGGCGCTTCGAAACATGGTGCTGGACGATTCCAGCTTGAAGGGACGCAAGTTGGCCGACGACATCCGCATCCTGTGCGCAGCCCCGTCGTATCTGGATACGCATGGATGGCCTGACGAGGTATCGGATCTAAGCGCTCATAGTCTGATCGGGTTCAAAGACCTATTGCCGCGCAATTTGATTGGTCCGGGTGGGCAGAAAGGTCTGTTCGATCCACGCAAGGCGCGTATGCGGGTTGTGATGGACGACGGCACAAGCCAGCGTATTGCAACCATCAATGGCGCTGGGATCTCTCTCAATTCGTACTGGAGTGTTCACGATGATCTGCAGGCTGGAACGCTCCAGCGCGTCCTGCCGGAATGGAGGGCAGAGGCCGCAAATGCACTATGGCTCGTTTACCCAAAGTCGAACGTCTTGTCGCCAAAAGTGCGCGTATTTCTCGACTTTCTGATTGCCCGTTGTAGCGCACATGCATGGACGATCAGCTAG
- a CDS encoding LacI family DNA-binding transcriptional regulator — MNSSFPPKRATLRDVARSAGVSVATVSRVLNGSELVTSDTRNRVTQAIDTLGFLPSAAARTLNSGRSRTVGALVPTLDHSIFARYLDTLENRLSERGYALVVAVTGGQPEVEERKAMGLIDMGVDGLIVSGKNHTEGFDALVERFHIPTLITSYYDPSARYPTVGYDNGAIAVKAIDFLKSLGHHRILVVHGPTDTNDRIAARIEAIAQNARGIEVGFSAVSMDVAGGADAVRQMTGAATSPTALLCLSDVQALGALFELQRQGISVPEEISLMGFDDLEWSEVSQPSITSIHLPAEAMGDAAGDAIVDWITSGLSAKPVSLDASILPRASTRNMTPRLQQ, encoded by the coding sequence GTGAATTCGTCCTTCCCTCCAAAGCGCGCAACGCTGCGCGATGTCGCAAGAAGTGCCGGCGTTTCGGTGGCCACCGTGTCACGGGTCTTGAACGGGTCGGAGTTGGTGACGAGCGATACGCGCAACCGTGTGACGCAAGCCATCGACACCCTTGGATTTTTGCCAAGTGCAGCGGCGCGCACCCTTAACTCCGGTCGGTCCCGCACCGTCGGCGCCCTTGTCCCGACGCTGGATCATTCCATCTTCGCACGCTATCTCGACACGCTCGAAAACCGCCTTTCCGAGCGGGGCTATGCCCTCGTGGTAGCCGTCACGGGCGGACAGCCCGAGGTTGAGGAACGCAAGGCGATGGGGTTGATCGACATGGGGGTCGATGGGCTGATCGTTTCGGGTAAGAACCACACTGAAGGGTTCGATGCCTTGGTCGAGCGGTTTCACATCCCGACCCTGATCACATCCTACTATGACCCTTCGGCGCGCTATCCAACCGTTGGGTACGACAACGGTGCAATCGCCGTAAAAGCCATCGACTTTCTCAAATCGCTCGGACACCACCGCATTCTTGTCGTTCATGGCCCGACGGACACAAATGACCGGATCGCCGCGCGTATTGAGGCGATTGCTCAAAACGCACGCGGCATCGAAGTCGGCTTTTCAGCCGTATCAATGGATGTGGCGGGCGGCGCAGACGCGGTGCGCCAGATGACCGGCGCCGCGACCAGCCCGACAGCTCTGCTATGCCTGTCAGATGTTCAGGCTTTGGGCGCATTGTTTGAATTGCAACGCCAGGGAATATCAGTGCCCGAGGAGATATCCTTGATGGGTTTCGATGATCTCGAATGGTCCGAGGTCAGCCAACCGTCAATTACAAGCATCCACCTGCCAGCCGAAGCCATGGGTGATGCCGCTGGTGATGCAATCGTTGATTGGATCACGTCCGGGCTATCGGCAAAGCCAGTCTCGCTGGACGCGTCCATTCTGCCACGCGCCTCCACTCGAAATATGACGCCGAGGCTCCAACAGTGA